In Vibrio chagasii, the sequence TGGCGGAGCAATAAATATTGGGTGAACGCCAAACTTCTTCGCTGCCGCAACAAACTCACCACTTTCGTTGGTTGGTACGTCTGCAATCAGTACCGAGTCGATACCAGCATTCGCACAACGCTCGTAGAAGTTCTCAATACCACGTGCATAAACCAAGTTTGCGTACATCAGTAGGCCGATTGGTAGCTCTGGGTATTTCGCGCGGATTTGACCAATAAGATCAAAACACACATCCGGCGTTACTTTAGAATCTAACGCACGAATGTTCGCACCTTGGATTGTTGGACCATCAGCCAGTGGATCTGAGAATGGGATACCAAGTTCAAGGGCGTCAGCACCTGCTTCAACCAAAGTTTCCATGATCTTAAGAGACTGTTCAGCGTTAGGATCGCCAACCGTTACGAATGGTACAAATGCGCCTTGATTCTTTTCAGCTAAGCGAGTGAAGAGTGATTGATAGCGATCCATTATAGTGCTCCTTTCGCTTCAAGAATGTCATGTACAGTGAAGATGTCTTTATCACCACGGCCAGATAGGTTAACCACCAGAAGTTGCTCTTTTTCAGGTTCCGCTTGAGCCATTTTCAACGCGTGTGCAACGGCGTGAGATGATTCTAGAGCAGGGATAATACCTTCGTTGCGAGCAATTGCTTGGAACGCTTCTAGTGCTTCGTCATCGGTTACGTTGTCGTATTCCGCACGGCCAATTGCATTTAGGTGAGCGTGCTGTGGGCCAACGGAAGGGAAGTCTAGACCTGCAGACACAGAGTAAGATTCTTCTACTTGGCCGTTCTCATCTTGCATTAGTGGCGCTTTCATACCAAAGAAGATGCCCGTCTTGCCGTGTTTTAGTGGCGCACCGTGTTGGTCGGTATCAATACCTTTACCAGCTGGCTCTACACCGATTAGGCGAACGCTTTCTTCTTCGATGAAATCAGCGAACATGCCGATAGCGTTAGAGCCGCCACCCACACAAGCGATAACTGCATCTGGAAGGCGACCTTCACGTGCAAGAATCTGGTTCTTGGTTTCTTCACCAATCATACGTTGGAAGTCACGAACGATGGTTGGGAATGGGTGAGGACCTGCAGCCGTACCTAGCAGGTAGTGCGCATCTTCATAAGTTGCAGACCAGTCACGTAGAGCTTCGTTACACGCATCTTTCAGTGTTGCTGAACCAGAATGAACCGGGATAACCTCTGCGCCCATTAGCTTCATACGGAATACATTCGGGCTTTGACGCTCAACGTCTTTTGCACCCATGTAAACACGACACTTAAGGCCCAATAGAGCACAAGCAAGAGCCGTCGCTACACCGTGTTGGCCCGCACCTGTTTCAGCGATGATCTCATTTTTGCCCATGCGCTTAGCAAGTAGAGCCTGACCAAGTACCTGGTTAGTTTTGTGTGCGCCACCGTGAAGTAGGTCTTCACGTTTTAGGTAAAGTTTGGTCTTTGTACCTTTAGTTAGGTTGCGAGTCAGCGTTAGCGCTGTTGGACGACCTGCGTACTCTTGAAGTAGCGTCATGAATTCACTGCGGAATTCAGGATCGGCTTGCGCATCGATAAATGCTTGTTCAAGTTGGTCTAGTGCTGGCACTAGGATCTGCGGTACGTATTGACCACCGTATTCACCGAAGTAGGCATCGAGTTTAGCCATTGTGTTATTCCTTCAATTCTATTGGAGTGTCTTCACCCCAAGTCATTTAGTCTTGTTTGAGCTTCGCAAAGGCAAAGCTCACAAATATGTTTTAGTTTCCGCTTTCTAGCTCTAGTTCTGGTTTTTGCTTTTAGAAGCCAGACTAGTAATTACGAATCGCTGCAAAAGCGCGTTGCAGTTTGTCTGCGTCTTTTTTACCTGGAGCAGATTCAACACCAGAGTTTAGATCTAAGCCTAAGCAGCCCAACTTAGCCGCTTGGTTAGCATTTTCTGGGTTTAGACCGCCTGCCAACATGATCGCACTTTGGTTGTTGATCAGGCTCCAATCGAATGCTTGGCCAGTACCGCCTGTTTGAGAGCCCACTTTAGTATCTAGCAGATGGCGAGTCACGTTGCTTTCCAGTAATTCCGGTAACGCGCTCTCAGCATCGCAAGAAACACCATAAGCTTTCCAAATTTCAACGCTTTCAGGCAGAGATTGTTTTAGCTCATCAACGTACGCTTGAGACTCATCACCGTGCAGTTGTACAGCAAACAAACCGAGCTCTGAAACTGTATTAGCTACGTCCGCAACGCTGTGATTTTGGAACACGCCGACGTAGTTCAAAGGTGCACCGCTCATCGTCAAACGAGCCGCTTCAATATCTACATGACGTTTAGACGCTTCAACGAAAATCAGACCACCGAATACCGCGCCTGCTTGGTACGCTTTTGCTGCATCATCGGAGTGAGTTAAACCACATACCTTGTTTTCGCCAAGCGTTACTTTGCGAACGGCCAGTTCGAGGTTCTTTTCTGCCATAAGAGAGCTACCAATTAGGAAGCCATCGGCAAATGTTGAAAGGTCACGTACTTGCTGGTGTGTGTAGATGCCAGACTCTGAAATTACGATTGCATTAGGTGCTAGTTCACGAAGTAGTGGGGCTAGTTCTTTCGTACGATTCAAATCCGTCGACAGGTCACGCAGGTTACGGTTGTTAATGCCGATCACCTTAGCGTTTAAAGCCACTGCGCGGTGCAGCTCTTCTTCATTGCTGACTTCTGTAAGCACACCCATGTTCAGTGAATGAGCAACCTCAGCAAGTGCTTGGTACTCTTCGTCATTCAACACCGATAGCATCAACAAGATCGCATCTGCTGAGTAGTGACGAGCGAGATAAACTTGGTAGGTATCAACCATGAAGTCTTTACATAGGATCGGCTGCTTAGCGATGCTGCGAACCTTTGGTAAAAACTCAAAGTCACCTTGGAAGTACTTTTCGTCGGTTAACACTGAAATTGCGTTAGCGTGGTTGTTATAAACCGATGCAATGTAGTCCAAGTCAAAGTCGTCACGGATCAAACCTTTCGACGGTGATGCCTTTTTACATTCAGTAATGAAAACCGTTTGTTCACCACTCAGAGCTTCGTAAAAACTGCGGTCTGAGTTGGTTAAAGCGGCTTTGAACTCGTCAAGAGGCTGAGTTTGTTTACGCGCTTCAACCCACTGGTATTTATCACGAACGATTTTTGCTAATACTTCCGCCATTTCAGCTTCTTTAACTGAAACGTGGGTCGACAGTTTATCGGTAGTCTGTGTCATGTTCTTTGTCTCAATTCGTCGTTCGTTAGGCGTGCGCTGCAAGCTTTTGTACAAGCTCGTACGCTTTGCCAGAATTCATCGCATCAATGGCTTGTTGTGCGTTGGCTTTTAGGTCTTCGTGACCAAATAGACGCATCAGTAGAGCAACGTTCACGGCCACTGCGCCAACTTGGGCTTCAGTGCCTTTACCCGTAAGGATATTGGTTGTGATGGCTTTGTTTTCCTCTGGCTCGCCACCCTTGATAGCTTCAAGAGGGTGAGTGTTCAAACCAAAGTCAGCCGGTGTCACGGTGTATTCGTGAATCGCACCATCTTTGATTTCTGCAACCATGGTTTCGCCGTGAATTGCTACCTCATCAAGGCCGCTACCGTGAACAACTGCTGCGCGCTTCATACCCATTTGCAGCATGGTTTCCGCGATAGGGCGCACTAGCTCTTTGCTGTAAACACCCATTAGTTCGATGTTAGGGCGAGCAGGGTTAATCAATGGGCCAAGGATGTTGAAGATGGTACGTGTTTTCATGGTTTGACGAACAGGCATCGCATGACGTACACCACCGTGGTATTGCGGAGCAAATAGGAACGCTACACCTAATTCATCGACAGCAGTTCGAGTGTCTTCTGCCGTCATCGCTAGGTTGATACCAAATGAATCCAGTAGATCAGAAGAGCCTGATTTGCTCGATACACTGCGGTTACCGTGTTTCGCAACTTTTAAACCACAAGCAGCGGCAACAAATGCTGAAGTCGTCGAAATATTAATGGTGTTGTGACCGTCGCCACCGGTACCAACGATGTCTGCAAAGTCGTAATCAGGGCGTGGGAACGGGTTTGCATTAGCAAGCAGTGCTTTCGCAGCGCCGGCTATTTCTTCTGGCGTCTCACCTTTGATTTTCAGAGCAGTCAGTGCAGAAGCCATCAGGATTGGGTCTAGTTCACCCTTAATGATAACGTCGAATAACTGTTGGCTTTCTTCTTGAGTAAGAGACTGCTGTTCGTAAAGTTTATTAATCTGTTCCATGATCGTTTCCTAGTTAGTCTTTTTATCAAGAGTGGCCTTCTTCTCAAGGCAGAGAGGTTTCTCAAGAGCCCATTCGATAGCGTTCGCTAGAAGCGTTGCACCGTAGGTTGTCATAATTGATTCTGGGTGGAATTGGAATCCACATACTTTGTCTTGTTCTTGAACCACAGACATGACCAGACCATCGACTTCAGCCGTTACCGTTAGACTATCAGATACATGCGTAGCAACCAGAGAGTGGTAGCGAGCAATAGCCAGTGGAGAAGGTAAGCCTTGGTAAGTCGCATGATTTTGGTGTTCCATCATCGACACCTTACCATGAATGATTTCGCCTGCGCCTGCAACGGTGCCGCCATAAGCTTCAACGATAGCTTGGTGACCTAAGCAAATACCAATCATTGGCACCTTACCTTTTAGCAGCTGAATCAACTCAGGCATGCAGCCCGCGTCAGCTGGAGCGCCAGGACCTGGTGAAAGCAGGGCAACAGGGTTGTCTAGTTCGTTGATTGCCGCTTCCACAACCTTTGCAGAGATGTTGTTACGGTAAATCTTTACGTTGTGACCCAATGAGCGGAATTGGTCGACAAGGTTGTAAGTGAACGAGTCGAAGTTATCGATGAATACAATATCAGCCATGATTACGACTCCTTCTTGTTAGATATGTTTTTAGTGTGTGCTGCTTGAATTGCTGAGATAACCGCTTGAGCTTTGCCGCGAGTTTCATCCGCTTCTGCTTGTGGGTCTGAATCGAACACCACGCCAGCACCGGCTTGTACTTGTGCCACACCATCTTCAACGTAAGCAGAGCGAATTACGATACAAGTATCCAACGTGCCTTCACCTGTTAGGTAACCTACCGCACCGCCGTAGCTACCACGACGCGTTTTTTCTACATCACGGATAAGCTGCATTGCACGGATTTTTGGTGCGCCTGTTAGCGTGCCCATGTTCATACAAGCTTGGTAAGCATGCAGCGCGTCTAAATCTTCACGCAGCTGACCAACAACACGAGAAACCAAGTGCATTACATGACTGTAGCGGTCGACTTTCAGTAAATCTGCTACGTGGCGAGTGCCTGCTTCGGCAATGCGTGCCACATCGTTACGAGCTAGGTCGACTAGCATCATGTGTTCTGCGTTCTCTTTTTTGTCGGTACGCAGTTCAAGTTCGATACGGCTGTCTAGATCGAAATCGATTTGGCCGTCAGGACGCTTACCACGACGACGAGTACCAGCAATTGGGTAGATCTCAATTTGGTTGGTTTCGGTTTCGTATTTCAGCGCACTTTCTGGAGAAGCGCCGAACAGAGTAAACAGCTCATCTTGCATGTAGAACATGTAAGGGCTTGGGTTGCTTTGTTTAAGTTCTTTGTAAGCGGCTAGTGGAGCAGGGCAAGGAAGCGTGAAGCGGCGTGATGGTACGACTTGGAACACATCGCCTTTTACTACGTACTCTTTTAAGTCACGAACGGTTTGGCAGAAATCTTCATCAGAAACGCTTGGTACTGCTTCCACGTTGTCTAATGGCGTCACTTCCGTGATTGCTTTCAGTGACTGACATTGCGTTTGAATTTCAGCTAAACGCTCGGTTAATTGTGCTTTGATGCTGTCGTCTTGAGCGAATAAGCTTGCGTGAAGCAGGCCTTGGTTTTCTTGGTGGTCGAAGCGAAGCAGGGTTTCAGCGACGTAGAAAACAAAGTCAGGGCAGTTATTGGTTGCTTCAGCATCACCTAGTGGTTCAAAGTTCGCTACGATGTCGTAAGCGAATAGGCCAGCCATAAACAATGCATGTTTGTTATTAGCGTCTTGCTCAAAGCTGTGTTGAACCAAACGCAGTGCATCGAAAGAAGAGGCTTCTCTTAAGCGAGAGTCTTCGTCCAGTTCATTACTAGGCTCCACAAAAGTGAGCGTCAAAACGTTATCAGTAAGGTCAGATTTGATCTCTGCTTTTACGTTTTGAGTTAGGTGTTCGATAAGCGCTTGACCGTTTTTCGTCAGGGCTTGAAAGGTTACTTCATGTTCGCGGCATACAATGCGAACAGCAGAGTCGATAAGGAGTAGGCTTGTCAGGTTCTGTTTAGATTCAATCTCAGCAGATTCCAACAGCAAACTGTCCGTTTTGTTTTCACACAAGGTATGGAAAACACTGGTTGGATCTTGCGAGTAAGGAACTGAAGTATTGATGACCTCAATAGTTCCCAGCTTTTTGATTTCAATGGCCTTGTTCACAAGACCTCCTTTATGATTCTTTAAATTTCCTGCCGTACATAGTCGCATAAAGATACCTTTCACCCAATCTAGAATATGGTCAATTCGATGATTTGTTAGTCAGTTGAATGTGAGATGTTCGACAAATTAAAAAGCCCGCTATGGAAGCGGGCTTAGTGATAACTTTTTTATAAACAAACTGTTTAATTAGAAGTATACGTTAGCCCACCAAGAACTTGTCCAAGTGCGCCACCAATTAAGCTCTGAACTTGCTTCTACTGAAGAAAGTTCTAAAACTTTATCTTTATGGTCTTGGTTAAATTCTTGTAACATGGTGAACCTATCAAATGTGACACTTCGTATTTGTGTACTAGTTAACTAGTTTTCTGCTTGCGGGTCAAGTGTGTTGACACAAATATAACGATAAAAATTGAAAACAATGAAAAAGAATATATGAGAATTGATCTACATAGTCATACAACAGCCTCAGATGGCCGACTTACTCCACCTGAGCTAATTGACCGAGCGCTGAGCTTTAACATCGAAGCGCTAGCGATTACAGATCATGATACGACTGATGGGCTTGCTGAAGCGCGCAACTATATTGCGGATAACAATCTTCCAATTCAGCTGATTAACGGCATCGAAATCTCCACAGTATGGCAAAACAAAGATATCCATATTGTTGGTTTAAACGTTGACCCTGAGTCACCAGAGTTGAAAGCTCTCATTGAGCAACAGAAGCAGCACCGTATTGGCCGTGCAGAACTGATTGCTCAGCGCCTTGAAAAAGCAACGCGTGAAGGGGTGCTTGAAGAGGTGAAGCTGATTGCTGGCGATGCACCGATCACCCGCGCTCACTTTGCTAAATGGTTGGTTGATAACGGCTACGCGAAAACCATGCAGCAAGTATTCAAGAAGTTCCTAACACGTAATACCCCAGGTTATGTGCCGCCAACTTGGTGTTCAATGAGTGATGCTGTCACGGCCATTCACGCCGCAGGTGGACAAGCGGTATTAGCGCACCCAGGCCGATATGGCTTTACCGCTAAGTGGGTTAAGCGTCTATTGACTGCGTTTGTAGAAGCAAAAGGTGACGCGATGGAAGTGGCACAGCCTCAACAAGCACAACAAGAAAGACGCACTCTTGCCGATTATGCTATACAATACAAACTATTAGCCTCCCAAGGCAGTGACTTCCATTATCCATCTCCTTGGATGGAACTTGGACGTAATCTCTGGCTACCTTCTGGGGTCGAAGAAGTATGGAAAGATTGGGAGTTTCAAACAGTTTCACCGTCGGATAACGATGACAGTATCTAGGTGAAGCAGCTCCTTCTGATGATAGAGTCGAGAGATTCGATAACGAGGATCAATAATGAGCCAGTTTTTTTATGTACACCCAGATAACCCACAAGCACGTTTAATCAACCAAGCGGTTGCGATTGTTCGTAACGGCGGTGTAGTGGTTTATCCAACCGACTCAGGCTATGCGCTGGGTTGTCAGCTTGAGAACAAACAAGCACTAGAACGTATTTGTAAGATTCGTCGTATCGACGACAAGCATAACTTCACTTTGTTATGCCGTGACTTGTCTGAACTGTCACTGTATGCCCGAGTAGATAACGTTGCTTTTCGTCTGCTGAAGGCTCATACGCCAGGTGCTTACACGTTTATTTTTAAAGCGACCAAAGAAGTGCCAAAGCGTTTGATGAACGCGAAACGTAAAACCATTGGTATTCGTGTGCCAGACAACAAGATCGCTTTAGACCTGTTAGAAGCGATGGGTGAGCCATTGATGTCTACGTCTCTTATCTTACCGGGTAATGAGACAACAGAGTCGGATCCAGAAGAAATTCGTGACAGCTTAGAACATGCTGTTGATGTTATTTTGAATGGTGGCTACTTAGGTGAACAACCGACCACTGTGATTGACTTCAGCGACGATGATGCTGTCATTCTACGCCGTGGTGCCGGTGATCCAGCGCCGTTTGAATAATCGCATTACTGGTTAACAGTCTGTAACGATACAGAGCGCCTACCATAAGTAAATAACAAGTGCTTTTTGGTAGGTAATTTGCGATAATACGCGACCGCGATTTGGTCGCGAAAAATTCATTCGACGTCTGTGAAGACGACAATTAGGTAGAAAAGAGTAAATGAGCGAAAAATTACAGAAGGTTTTAGCGCGAGCTGGTCACGGTTCTCGTCGTGAACTAGAAGGTTTAATCAAATCTGGCCGTGTAAGTGTTAACGGGCAAGTTGCGAAACTGGGCGAGCGTCTTGAAGACGAAAACTCAGTGATCCGTATCGATGGCCATACTGTTTCAGGTAAAGCGTCTGAAGAAGTGGTTTGTCGTGTACTTGCTTACTACAAGCCTGAAGGTGAGCTATGTACTCGTCATGATCCTGAAGGTCGTCGCACAGTTTTCGATCGTCTACCTAAGATCCGTGGTTCTCGTTGGATTTCGGTTGGTCGTCTTGATGCGAACACGTCTGGTCTTTTGCTTTTCACCACCGATGGTGAACTTGCAAACCGGCTAATGCACCCAAGCCGTCAGGTTGAGCGTGAATACCTAGTACGTGTATTTGGTGAAGTTACTGAGCAGAAGGTTAAGAACCTTGTGCGCGGTGTTGAACTAGAAGACGGCATGGCTCGTTTCGAAGATGTGGTTTACGCTGGTGGTGAAGGTATGAACCATACTTTCTACGTAGCGATTAACGAAGGTCGTAACCGTGAGGTTCGTCGTCTTTGGGAATCACAAGAAACAACAGTAAGCCGCCTGAAACGTGTACGTTACGGTGATATCTACCTTGATAAGAAACTGCCTCGTGGCGGTTGGAAAGAGCTAGATCTTCAAGAAGTAAACTACCTGCGTGAGCTTGTAGAACTTAAGCCTGAGAAAGAGACGCTGTTGGACCTTGATCCTTCAAACACTTCTCGCAAGCGTGAGCGTTCTCGTAGCCAGAAAATTCGTCGCGCTGTTAAGCGTCACGAAGAGCGCGCAAATGCGCCAAAAGGCCGTAGCAACCAGGCTAAACGCAAGAAGCCAGCTACTCGTGGTACTACAACACCTGATTCAGGTCGCAGTGCTCCAGCAGCGAAAGGCAAGCCTCAAGCGAACAAAAGCAAGCCAAAGACAAACAACGGTCGTCCGGCTAAACCAGCTAAGCCAAGAACTCGTCAGTAATGATGTAAGTTCTCAAGCTTATAGCTTTATTGTCTTAAAGCACTGAATACTAAAAAACCTGCTCATTGAGCAGGTTTTTTTACGTCTGAAGAAATAGAAGATGAGGGATGCGAGTAATCGAGTAACGAAAATATGCTGCCATAAACGACAGTATGCGTGTTTTTTGCATCTCTTATCCCGTTTACACGCATCTATAATCTGTTCGTATCTCGTATCTCGTATCTCGTATCTTCTACTTATGATTCGAAAAGTTGTCACCCTTCGCCAAGCGATCGTAAAGCACCACGTTCACAGATGCTGCGAGGTTCATGCAGCCATTGGTTGGAACGTAAATCGTGTCTCGGCAGAAATCAGTGATCTCTTTCTTTAGCGTGCCATCTTCAGGACCAAAAATGTAAAACGCGCGCGGTGGGTGTTTGTAATCAGGTAGAGGCTTCGCACCTTCAATCAGATCAACGGCCACAGGCACGCAGCCGACTGGAATAATGTCTTTCAGCTCTTCAACGCCAATCAGTGGCAGCTCTAAGTGCTTCTCTTTGGTATCGGTATGGAATTTTCGCGCATGATCGTAGCGTGTGCCTGTATAGAACACAGAGTTAGCGCCGTAGCAGCCAGCCGCTCGCATTACAGAGCCTACGTTTTCAGGTGTCTTTGGGTTAACTAGGCCAATGCAGGCATAGCCTTTAGATTGTGTATCTGTTTTTGCTTTGGTCATATCAGTGAATATAAAGTTGATAATGAAAGAGAGCTCTCATGCAGGTACGTAGCGTGATAAAAATAGCCGAGCAAGTGGCTCGGCTAGATTTTTAACTCGTTTACATGAGTGCTTGTGTACTCATGAAGTTGAGCGTCAGCAGTCGAATTAGTCGCGCTTCCACAGCATGTGACAGAACTTATGCTCTGGGTCACGGCTGATTAGCATACGAGCAAATACGTCGTCTAGAACGTCATCAGCTTCATTCACAAGACCAATGCGCACTTCTGCGTAGATTTCTTTGTCGACTTCAAAGCCAACATGTTCAACCCAATCATCACCTGTTTCAACAAGCTCTGCAGCGCCACGGTCTTCAAACTGAGCCGTGAATAGAATCACATCTGCAGGTTCAAGGTTATCGGGTGCCATCTCTAGGAAGATGTCGTATGCAGTATCAATTGCGTCGTCATAAGACATTAGGTCGTTAGCTTCGGTCATAATAAATATCTTAGCTTGCGCGGTTCATGTATTTACGTTCAGCAGTGTTTACTACTACTTTGTCGCCAGTCGCGATGTACTCAGGCACTTGGATAGTAAGACCTGTAGAAAGACGAGCAGGCTTAGTACGAGCAGACGCCGATGCACCTTTGATTGAAGGGTCAGTTTCTTCAATAACTAGCTCAACAGATGTTGGTAGCTCAAGTGTTGCAGCGTTGCCGTCGATAAGGATAGCGTACATGCCTTGAGTGTCTTCGTTGATGAACAGTAGTTCGTCTTCGATAGTTTCACCGTTGAAGATGAATTGTGTGTAATCTTCGTTGTCCATGAAGATGTACTCGTTGCCATCAACGTAAGAGAACATTACTGCACGTTTAGTTACGTCGATAGTTTCAACGATTTCGTCAGCCTTGTGGCGAACTTCAGTTTTCACGCCAGTTGCTACGTCGTTACCACGGAAACGGTAAATCTTTTGACCGCCGCGGCCACCTGGTGTTGT encodes:
- the trpA gene encoding tryptophan synthase subunit alpha — encoded protein: MDRYQSLFTRLAEKNQGAFVPFVTVGDPNAEQSLKIMETLVEAGADALELGIPFSDPLADGPTIQGANIRALDSKVTPDVCFDLIGQIRAKYPELPIGLLMYANLVYARGIENFYERCANAGIDSVLIADVPTNESGEFVAAAKKFGVHPIFIAPPTASDETLKSVSELGGGYTYLLSRAGVTGAETKANMPVTALLDRLNKFDAPPALLGFGISAPEQVKEAIQAGAAGAISGSAVVKIIENNVEQPEEMLKTLAEFVAPMKAATQK
- the trpB gene encoding tryptophan synthase subunit beta; the encoded protein is MAKLDAYFGEYGGQYVPQILVPALDQLEQAFIDAQADPEFRSEFMTLLQEYAGRPTALTLTRNLTKGTKTKLYLKREDLLHGGAHKTNQVLGQALLAKRMGKNEIIAETGAGQHGVATALACALLGLKCRVYMGAKDVERQSPNVFRMKLMGAEVIPVHSGSATLKDACNEALRDWSATYEDAHYLLGTAAGPHPFPTIVRDFQRMIGEETKNQILAREGRLPDAVIACVGGGSNAIGMFADFIEEESVRLIGVEPAGKGIDTDQHGAPLKHGKTGIFFGMKAPLMQDENGQVEESYSVSAGLDFPSVGPQHAHLNAIGRAEYDNVTDDEALEAFQAIARNEGIIPALESSHAVAHALKMAQAEPEKEQLLVVNLSGRGDKDIFTVHDILEAKGAL
- the trpCF gene encoding bifunctional indole-3-glycerol-phosphate synthase TrpC/phosphoribosylanthranilate isomerase TrpF; amino-acid sequence: MTQTTDKLSTHVSVKEAEMAEVLAKIVRDKYQWVEARKQTQPLDEFKAALTNSDRSFYEALSGEQTVFITECKKASPSKGLIRDDFDLDYIASVYNNHANAISVLTDEKYFQGDFEFLPKVRSIAKQPILCKDFMVDTYQVYLARHYSADAILLMLSVLNDEEYQALAEVAHSLNMGVLTEVSNEEELHRAVALNAKVIGINNRNLRDLSTDLNRTKELAPLLRELAPNAIVISESGIYTHQQVRDLSTFADGFLIGSSLMAEKNLELAVRKVTLGENKVCGLTHSDDAAKAYQAGAVFGGLIFVEASKRHVDIEAARLTMSGAPLNYVGVFQNHSVADVANTVSELGLFAVQLHGDESQAYVDELKQSLPESVEIWKAYGVSCDAESALPELLESNVTRHLLDTKVGSQTGGTGQAFDWSLINNQSAIMLAGGLNPENANQAAKLGCLGLDLNSGVESAPGKKDADKLQRAFAAIRNY
- the trpD gene encoding anthranilate phosphoribosyltransferase → MEQINKLYEQQSLTQEESQQLFDVIIKGELDPILMASALTALKIKGETPEEIAGAAKALLANANPFPRPDYDFADIVGTGGDGHNTINISTTSAFVAAACGLKVAKHGNRSVSSKSGSSDLLDSFGINLAMTAEDTRTAVDELGVAFLFAPQYHGGVRHAMPVRQTMKTRTIFNILGPLINPARPNIELMGVYSKELVRPIAETMLQMGMKRAAVVHGSGLDEVAIHGETMVAEIKDGAIHEYTVTPADFGLNTHPLEAIKGGEPEENKAITTNILTGKGTEAQVGAVAVNVALLMRLFGHEDLKANAQQAIDAMNSGKAYELVQKLAAHA
- a CDS encoding aminodeoxychorismate/anthranilate synthase component II; protein product: MADIVFIDNFDSFTYNLVDQFRSLGHNVKIYRNNISAKVVEAAINELDNPVALLSPGPGAPADAGCMPELIQLLKGKVPMIGICLGHQAIVEAYGGTVAGAGEIIHGKVSMMEHQNHATYQGLPSPLAIARYHSLVATHVSDSLTVTAEVDGLVMSVVQEQDKVCGFQFHPESIMTTYGATLLANAIEWALEKPLCLEKKATLDKKTN
- a CDS encoding anthranilate synthase component 1, coding for MNKAIEIKKLGTIEVINTSVPYSQDPTSVFHTLCENKTDSLLLESAEIESKQNLTSLLLIDSAVRIVCREHEVTFQALTKNGQALIEHLTQNVKAEIKSDLTDNVLTLTFVEPSNELDEDSRLREASSFDALRLVQHSFEQDANNKHALFMAGLFAYDIVANFEPLGDAEATNNCPDFVFYVAETLLRFDHQENQGLLHASLFAQDDSIKAQLTERLAEIQTQCQSLKAITEVTPLDNVEAVPSVSDEDFCQTVRDLKEYVVKGDVFQVVPSRRFTLPCPAPLAAYKELKQSNPSPYMFYMQDELFTLFGASPESALKYETETNQIEIYPIAGTRRRGKRPDGQIDFDLDSRIELELRTDKKENAEHMMLVDLARNDVARIAEAGTRHVADLLKVDRYSHVMHLVSRVVGQLREDLDALHAYQACMNMGTLTGAPKIRAMQLIRDVEKTRRGSYGGAVGYLTGEGTLDTCIVIRSAYVEDGVAQVQAGAGVVFDSDPQAEADETRGKAQAVISAIQAAHTKNISNKKES
- a CDS encoding Trp operon leader peptide; translation: MLQEFNQDHKDKVLELSSVEASSELNWWRTWTSSWWANVYF
- a CDS encoding PHP domain-containing protein, with amino-acid sequence MRIDLHSHTTASDGRLTPPELIDRALSFNIEALAITDHDTTDGLAEARNYIADNNLPIQLINGIEISTVWQNKDIHIVGLNVDPESPELKALIEQQKQHRIGRAELIAQRLEKATREGVLEEVKLIAGDAPITRAHFAKWLVDNGYAKTMQQVFKKFLTRNTPGYVPPTWCSMSDAVTAIHAAGGQAVLAHPGRYGFTAKWVKRLLTAFVEAKGDAMEVAQPQQAQQERRTLADYAIQYKLLASQGSDFHYPSPWMELGRNLWLPSGVEEVWKDWEFQTVSPSDNDDSI
- a CDS encoding threonylcarbamoyl-AMP synthase; protein product: MSQFFYVHPDNPQARLINQAVAIVRNGGVVVYPTDSGYALGCQLENKQALERICKIRRIDDKHNFTLLCRDLSELSLYARVDNVAFRLLKAHTPGAYTFIFKATKEVPKRLMNAKRKTIGIRVPDNKIALDLLEAMGEPLMSTSLILPGNETTESDPEEIRDSLEHAVDVILNGGYLGEQPTTVIDFSDDDAVILRRGAGDPAPFE
- the rluB gene encoding 23S rRNA pseudouridine(2605) synthase RluB translates to MSEKLQKVLARAGHGSRRELEGLIKSGRVSVNGQVAKLGERLEDENSVIRIDGHTVSGKASEEVVCRVLAYYKPEGELCTRHDPEGRRTVFDRLPKIRGSRWISVGRLDANTSGLLLFTTDGELANRLMHPSRQVEREYLVRVFGEVTEQKVKNLVRGVELEDGMARFEDVVYAGGEGMNHTFYVAINEGRNREVRRLWESQETTVSRLKRVRYGDIYLDKKLPRGGWKELDLQEVNYLRELVELKPEKETLLDLDPSNTSRKRERSRSQKIRRAVKRHEERANAPKGRSNQAKRKKPATRGTTTPDSGRSAPAAKGKPQANKSKPKTNNGRPAKPAKPRTRQ
- a CDS encoding RNA methyltransferase, which encodes MTKAKTDTQSKGYACIGLVNPKTPENVGSVMRAAGCYGANSVFYTGTRYDHARKFHTDTKEKHLELPLIGVEELKDIIPVGCVPVAVDLIEGAKPLPDYKHPPRAFYIFGPEDGTLKKEITDFCRDTIYVPTNGCMNLAASVNVVLYDRLAKGDNFSNHK
- a CDS encoding HI1450 family dsDNA-mimic protein — its product is MTEANDLMSYDDAIDTAYDIFLEMAPDNLEPADVILFTAQFEDRGAAELVETGDDWVEHVGFEVDKEIYAEVRIGLVNEADDVLDDVFARMLISRDPEHKFCHMLWKRD
- the yeiP gene encoding elongation factor P-like protein YeiP, encoding MPRASEIKKGFAITVESKTVIVKDIEVTTPGGRGGQKIYRFRGNDVATGVKTEVRHKADEIVETIDVTKRAVMFSYVDGNEYIFMDNEDYTQFIFNGETIEDELLFINEDTQGMYAILIDGNAATLELPTSVELVIEETDPSIKGASASARTKPARLSTGLTIQVPEYIATGDKVVVNTAERKYMNRAS